The following coding sequences are from one Ramlibacter henchirensis window:
- the atpA gene encoding F0F1 ATP synthase subunit alpha encodes MQLNPAEISELIKSRIEGLAASADIRNQGTVISVTDGIVRIHGLSDAMAGEMLEFPATKEGVPTFGLALNLERDSVGAVILGEYEHISEGDTVKCTGRILEVPVGPELIGRVVNALGQPIDGKGPINARMTDVIEKVAPGVIARKSVDQPVQTGLKSIDSMVPIGRGQRELIIGDRQTGKSAVAVDTIINQKGQNMTCVYVAIGQKASTIKNIVRALEQNGAMDYTIVVAASASESAAMQYVSAYAGCTMGEYFRDRGQDALIIYDDLSKQAVAYRQVSLLLRRPPGREAYPGDVFYLHSRLLERAARVNADYVEAFTKGEVKGKTGSLTALPIIETQAGDVSAFVPTNVISITDGQIFLETSLFNAGIRPAINAGISVSRVGGAAQTKLVKGLSGGIRTDLAQYRELAAFAQFASDLDAATRKQLDRGARVTELLKQPQYSPLPISLMAASLFAVNKGYIDDIDVKKVLAFESGLHAWLKDKHSGLIQKLDTSKAMDKDAEAELAKAIEAFKKTFA; translated from the coding sequence ATGCAGCTCAATCCCGCAGAAATTAGCGAACTGATCAAGAGCCGGATCGAAGGCCTGGCCGCCAGCGCCGACATCCGCAACCAGGGCACGGTGATCTCCGTGACCGACGGCATCGTCCGCATCCACGGCCTGTCCGATGCGATGGCCGGCGAGATGCTGGAATTCCCCGCCACCAAGGAAGGCGTGCCCACGTTCGGCCTGGCGCTGAACCTCGAGCGCGACTCGGTCGGCGCCGTGATCCTGGGCGAGTACGAGCACATCTCCGAAGGCGACACCGTCAAGTGCACGGGCCGCATCCTGGAAGTGCCCGTCGGCCCCGAGCTGATCGGACGCGTCGTCAACGCCCTGGGGCAGCCGATCGACGGCAAGGGCCCGATCAACGCCAGGATGACGGACGTGATCGAGAAGGTCGCGCCGGGCGTGATCGCGCGCAAGTCGGTCGACCAGCCGGTGCAGACCGGCCTGAAATCCATCGACTCGATGGTGCCCATCGGCCGTGGCCAGCGCGAGCTGATCATCGGCGACCGCCAGACCGGCAAGTCCGCCGTGGCCGTGGACACGATCATCAACCAGAAGGGTCAGAACATGACCTGCGTGTACGTTGCCATCGGGCAGAAGGCGTCCACGATCAAGAACATCGTGCGCGCGCTGGAGCAGAACGGCGCGATGGACTACACGATCGTCGTGGCCGCGTCGGCTTCCGAGTCGGCCGCCATGCAGTACGTCTCCGCGTACGCCGGCTGCACGATGGGCGAGTACTTCCGCGATCGCGGCCAGGACGCCCTGATCATCTACGACGACCTGTCCAAGCAGGCCGTCGCGTACCGCCAGGTGTCGCTGCTGCTGCGCCGCCCGCCGGGCCGCGAAGCCTACCCCGGCGACGTGTTCTATCTCCACAGCCGCCTGCTGGAGCGCGCCGCGCGCGTGAACGCCGACTATGTCGAGGCGTTCACCAAGGGCGAGGTCAAGGGCAAGACCGGTTCGCTGACCGCGCTGCCGATCATCGAGACGCAGGCCGGCGACGTGTCCGCGTTCGTTCCGACCAACGTCATCTCGATCACCGACGGCCAGATCTTCCTGGAGACGTCGCTGTTCAACGCCGGCATCCGTCCCGCCATCAACGCGGGCATCTCGGTGTCGCGCGTGGGCGGCGCCGCCCAGACCAAGCTGGTCAAGGGCCTGTCCGGCGGTATCCGTACCGACCTGGCGCAGTACCGTGAGCTGGCCGCCTTCGCGCAGTTCGCTTCCGACCTGGATGCCGCGACGCGCAAGCAGCTGGATCGCGGCGCGCGCGTGACCGAGCTGCTCAAGCAGCCGCAGTACAGCCCGCTGCCCATCTCGCTGATGGCCGCCTCGCTGTTCGCGGTGAACAAGGGCTACATCGACGACATCGACGTCAAGAAGGTGCTGGCCTTCGAATCCGGGCTGCACGCCTGGCTGAAGGACAAGCACTCCGGCCTGATCCAGAAGCTCGACACCAGCAAGGCCATGGACAAGGATGCCGAGGCCGAACTGGCCAAGGCCATCGAAGCGTTCAAGAAGACCTTCGCTTAA
- a CDS encoding YheT family hydrolase translates to MAAAAQALAASAAGGFDYAAPWWLPGGNLQTIWAALFARRGVGAPPEYRRERWSTPDGDFVDLDWSTCEAPAGAPLLVLFHGLEGSSRSHYAEAFARFARERGLRYVVPHFRGCSGELNLGPRAYHSGDHEEVHWILQRLRGAHTGPIVAAGISLGGNALMRWAAERGHEAGRVVDAVAAVCSPIDLAAGGKAIGEGFNRLVYTTMFLRTMRPKALLKLAQHPGLFDREALLAARDLYEFDNVFTAPLHGFRDSADYYARASAKPHLPRIRLPALVLNARNDPFVPAHSLPGPQQVGDWVTLWQPPQGGHVGFPSGRWPSHVRHMPQAVGDWLLSAAGLGSPATRRR, encoded by the coding sequence ATGGCGGCGGCCGCGCAGGCACTTGCGGCATCGGCCGCGGGCGGCTTCGACTACGCCGCGCCCTGGTGGCTGCCGGGCGGCAACCTGCAGACGATCTGGGCCGCGCTGTTCGCGCGCCGGGGCGTGGGCGCGCCGCCCGAATACCGGCGCGAGCGGTGGAGCACGCCGGACGGGGATTTCGTCGACCTGGACTGGTCCACTTGCGAAGCGCCGGCGGGCGCGCCGCTGCTCGTCCTCTTCCACGGCCTCGAAGGCTCCTCGCGCAGCCACTACGCCGAAGCCTTCGCCCGCTTCGCGCGCGAGCGCGGCCTGCGCTACGTCGTGCCGCACTTCCGCGGCTGCAGCGGCGAGTTGAACCTCGGCCCGCGCGCCTACCACTCGGGCGACCACGAGGAGGTGCACTGGATCCTGCAGCGCCTGCGCGGGGCGCACACGGGGCCGATCGTCGCCGCCGGCATCTCGCTGGGCGGCAACGCGCTGATGCGGTGGGCCGCGGAGAGGGGACATGAAGCAGGCCGGGTGGTGGACGCGGTCGCCGCCGTGTGCTCGCCCATCGACCTGGCCGCCGGGGGCAAGGCGATCGGTGAAGGTTTCAACCGGCTGGTCTACACCACGATGTTCCTGCGGACGATGCGGCCCAAGGCACTGCTCAAGCTCGCGCAGCATCCCGGCCTGTTCGACCGCGAAGCGCTGCTGGCGGCGCGCGATCTCTATGAGTTCGACAACGTGTTCACCGCGCCGCTGCACGGCTTTCGCGACAGCGCCGACTACTACGCGCGCGCCTCCGCCAAGCCGCACCTGCCGCGCATCCGCCTGCCCGCGCTCGTGCTCAACGCGCGCAACGATCCCTTCGTCCCCGCGCACAGCCTGCCGGGACCGCAGCAGGTCGGCGACTGGGTGACGTTGTGGCAGCCGCCGCAGGGCGGCCACGTGGGATTTCCATCCGGCCGCTGGCCTTCGCACGTGCGCCACATGCCGCAGGCGGTGGGCGACTGGCTGCTGTCGGCGGCCGGCCTGGGGTCACCCGCAACGCGCCGGCGCTGA
- the atpB gene encoding F0F1 ATP synthase subunit A: MAAEHGPTAGEYIVHHLTFLQNHPPKNVVDFSVFNWDSLFWAITLGVICCLLLWKAARKATAGVPGRFQAAVEILVEMVDSQAKGIVHNANSRKFVAPLALTVFVWIFMMNAMDLLPVDLIPELWARFYGATGHDPHHAYMRVVPTADLSVTMGLSISVLLVCLFYNVKIKGLGGWVHELFTAPFGSHPLLWPFNFLMQVIEFVAKTVSHGMRLFGNMYAGELIFLLIALMGGAWSLTATGIGLAIGHIIAGSAWAIFHILIITLQAFVFMMLTLVYVGQAHDAH, from the coding sequence ATGGCTGCCGAACACGGACCGACCGCTGGCGAGTACATCGTCCATCACCTGACCTTCCTGCAGAACCACCCGCCCAAGAACGTCGTCGACTTCAGCGTCTTCAACTGGGATTCGCTGTTCTGGGCGATCACGTTGGGCGTGATCTGCTGCCTGCTGCTCTGGAAGGCGGCGCGCAAGGCAACGGCGGGCGTGCCCGGCCGCTTCCAGGCCGCGGTGGAGATCCTGGTGGAGATGGTGGACTCGCAGGCCAAGGGCATCGTGCACAACGCCAACAGCCGCAAGTTCGTCGCGCCGCTCGCGCTGACCGTGTTCGTCTGGATCTTCATGATGAACGCGATGGACCTGCTGCCGGTCGACCTGATCCCCGAGCTCTGGGCCCGCTTCTACGGCGCCACCGGCCACGATCCGCACCATGCCTACATGCGCGTCGTGCCGACGGCCGACCTGTCCGTCACGATGGGCCTCTCCATCTCCGTGCTGCTGGTCTGCCTGTTCTACAACGTGAAGATCAAGGGCCTGGGCGGCTGGGTGCACGAGCTTTTCACCGCGCCCTTCGGCAGCCACCCGCTGCTGTGGCCGTTCAACTTCCTGATGCAGGTCATCGAGTTCGTCGCCAAGACCGTCTCGCACGGCATGCGACTGTTCGGCAACATGTACGCCGGCGAACTGATCTTCCTGCTGATCGCGCTGATGGGCGGCGCCTGGTCGCTCACCGCCACCGGCATCGGCCTGGCCATCGGCCACATCATCGCCGGCTCGGCGTGGGCCATCTTCCACATCCTGATCATCACGCTGCAGGCCTTCGTCTTCATGATGCTGACGCTGGTCTACGTCGGCCAGGCCCACGACGCGCACTGA
- a CDS encoding F0F1 ATP synthase subunit B has protein sequence MSITGTLIIQIIVFLILVGFTMKYVWPPIAAALDERANKIAEGLAAADRAKSELAAANAKVDEELAKSRNQIAALLADAERRAQAIIEEAKGRATEEGNKIVAAARAEAEQQTVQAREALREQVAALAVKGAEQILRKEVNAGVHAELLNRLKTEL, from the coding sequence GTGAGCATCACCGGTACCCTCATCATTCAGATCATCGTGTTCCTGATCCTGGTCGGGTTCACGATGAAGTACGTGTGGCCACCGATCGCCGCCGCGCTCGACGAACGCGCGAACAAGATCGCCGAGGGTCTGGCCGCCGCGGACCGCGCCAAGTCCGAACTCGCCGCCGCCAATGCGAAGGTCGACGAGGAGCTGGCCAAGTCGCGCAACCAGATCGCCGCCCTGCTGGCCGATGCCGAGCGCCGCGCCCAGGCCATCATCGAAGAGGCCAAGGGCCGCGCCACCGAGGAAGGCAACAAGATCGTCGCCGCCGCCCGCGCCGAGGCCGAGCAGCAGACCGTGCAGGCCCGCGAGGCCCTGCGCGAACAGGTCGCCGCGCTGGCGGTCAAGGGCGCCGAGCAGATCCTGCGCAAGGAAGTCAACGCCGGCGTGCACGCCGAGCTGCTCAACCGCCTCAAGACCGAGCTGTAG
- the atpE gene encoding F0F1 ATP synthase subunit C: protein MEQVISFVALAAGLIIGLGAIGACIGIGVMGSKYLESAARQPELMNELQTKMFLLAGLIDAAFIIGTGIALWFATANPFLGQLAAR, encoded by the coding sequence ATGGAACAAGTCATCAGCTTCGTCGCGCTCGCCGCCGGCCTGATCATCGGCCTGGGCGCCATCGGCGCCTGCATCGGCATCGGCGTGATGGGCAGCAAGTACCTCGAGTCGGCGGCCCGTCAGCCCGAGCTGATGAACGAGCTGCAGACGAAGATGTTCCTGCTGGCCGGCCTGATCGACGCGGCCTTCATCATCGGCACGGGTATCGCGCTGTGGTTCGCCACCGCCAACCCGTTCCTGGGCCAGCTGGCCGCGCGCTGA
- a CDS encoding YybH family protein, with protein MRKSKLQAANLEGNADDVEAAFYDALQNADIEKLMACWADEDEIVCIHPGGPRVVGPVAIRATFEAMFANGSIRAWPERVRKVESLASCVHNLLEKVEVLTPQGPRQAWVIATNIYHKTAQGWRMVAHHASPGTPSEIQEVSDTPSVLH; from the coding sequence ATGCGAAAGTCCAAGCTCCAGGCCGCCAACCTAGAAGGCAATGCCGACGACGTCGAGGCCGCGTTCTACGACGCCCTGCAGAACGCCGACATCGAAAAGCTCATGGCCTGCTGGGCCGACGAGGACGAGATCGTCTGCATCCACCCGGGCGGGCCGCGCGTCGTCGGCCCCGTCGCCATCCGCGCCACGTTCGAGGCGATGTTCGCCAACGGCAGCATCCGCGCGTGGCCGGAGCGCGTGCGCAAGGTGGAGTCGCTCGCCAGCTGCGTGCACAACCTGCTGGAGAAGGTCGAGGTGCTCACGCCGCAGGGTCCGCGCCAGGCGTGGGTGATCGCGACCAACATCTATCACAAGACCGCGCAGGGCTGGCGCATGGTGGCCCACCACGCCAGCCCCGGCACGCCGAGCGAGATCCAGGAAGTCTCGGACACGCCGTCGGTGCTGCACTGA
- a CDS encoding F0F1 ATP synthase subunit delta — protein MAELATIARPYAEALFKSSQADLNGTSQWLDALAAVAGNPQLLQYAGNPKVTDRQVFDLICGVVREPLPQPAQNFLRTVIQNGRLGALPEIAAQFRAMKNAQSGASDAVVYSAFPIPAERLGEVAQTLERRFGRRLNVTVQEDSSLIGGIRVVVGDEVLDTSVKARLEQMKVALTA, from the coding sequence ATGGCCGAACTCGCCACCATCGCCCGCCCGTACGCCGAGGCCCTGTTCAAGTCGTCGCAAGCCGACCTGAACGGCACGTCGCAGTGGCTCGACGCGCTGGCCGCCGTGGCCGGCAATCCGCAGCTGCTGCAGTACGCCGGCAACCCCAAGGTCACGGACCGCCAGGTGTTCGACCTGATCTGCGGCGTCGTGCGCGAGCCGCTGCCGCAGCCGGCGCAGAACTTCCTGCGCACCGTGATCCAGAACGGCCGCCTGGGCGCGCTGCCGGAGATCGCCGCGCAGTTCCGCGCGATGAAGAATGCGCAGAGCGGCGCGTCCGACGCGGTGGTCTACAGCGCCTTCCCGATCCCGGCCGAGCGCCTGGGCGAGGTGGCGCAGACGCTGGAACGCCGCTTCGGCCGCCGTCTCAATGTCACGGTGCAGGAGGATTCGTCCCTCATCGGCGGCATCCGCGTGGTGGTCGGCGACGAGGTGCTGGACACCTCGGTCAAGGCCCGCCTCGAGCAAATGAAAGTCGCGCTGACGGCATAA
- the atpD gene encoding F0F1 ATP synthase subunit beta → MAQENTQVNASVQGKIVQCIGAVVDVEFPREAMPRVYDALKMQGTALTLEVQQQLGDGVVRTIALGSSDGLRRGSMVYNTGAPITVPVGKATLGRIMDVLGNPIDERGPVDGAVSMPIHRRAPAYDELSPSQELLETGIKVIDLICPFAKGGKVGLFGGAGVGKTVNMMELINNIAKAHSGLSVFAGVGERTREGNDFYHEMADSGVVKLDNLAESKVAMVYGQMNEPPGNRLRVALTGLTIAESFRDEGRDVLFFVDNIYRYTLAGTEVSALLGRMPSAVGYQPTLAEEMGRLQERITSTKVGSITSIQAVYVPADDLTDPSPATTFAHLDATVVLSRDIAALGIYPAVDPLDSTSRQVDPNVVGEDHYTTTRAVQATLQRYKELRDIIAILGMDELSPEDKLAVARARKIQRFLSQPFHVAEVFTGSPGKYVPLSETIRGFKMIVAGECDHLPEQAFYMVGTIDEAFEKAKKLAA, encoded by the coding sequence ATGGCTCAAGAGAACACTCAAGTGAACGCAAGCGTCCAGGGAAAAATCGTTCAATGCATCGGCGCCGTCGTGGACGTCGAGTTCCCGCGCGAAGCGATGCCGCGCGTGTACGACGCGCTGAAGATGCAAGGCACGGCGCTGACGCTGGAAGTGCAGCAGCAGCTGGGCGACGGCGTGGTGCGCACCATTGCGCTGGGTTCCTCCGACGGCCTGCGCCGCGGTTCGATGGTCTACAACACCGGCGCGCCGATCACGGTGCCCGTGGGCAAGGCCACGCTGGGCCGCATCATGGACGTGCTGGGCAACCCGATCGACGAGCGTGGCCCGGTCGACGGCGCGGTCAGCATGCCGATCCACCGCCGCGCGCCGGCGTACGACGAGCTGTCGCCCTCGCAGGAGCTGCTGGAAACCGGCATCAAGGTGATCGACCTGATCTGCCCGTTCGCCAAGGGCGGCAAGGTGGGCCTGTTCGGCGGCGCCGGCGTGGGCAAGACCGTGAACATGATGGAGTTGATCAACAACATCGCCAAGGCGCACTCGGGCCTGTCGGTGTTCGCCGGCGTGGGTGAGCGCACCCGCGAGGGCAACGACTTCTATCACGAGATGGCCGACTCGGGCGTCGTGAAGCTGGACAACTTGGCCGAATCGAAAGTGGCCATGGTGTACGGCCAGATGAACGAGCCCCCGGGCAACCGCCTGCGCGTGGCGCTGACCGGCCTGACCATCGCCGAATCGTTCCGCGACGAAGGCCGCGACGTGCTGTTCTTCGTGGACAACATCTACCGCTACACGCTGGCCGGCACGGAAGTGTCCGCCCTGCTGGGCCGCATGCCTTCCGCCGTGGGCTACCAGCCGACGCTGGCCGAGGAGATGGGCCGCCTGCAGGAGCGCATCACGTCCACCAAGGTCGGCTCGATCACCTCGATCCAGGCCGTGTACGTGCCCGCCGACGACCTGACCGACCCGTCGCCCGCGACGACCTTCGCGCACCTGGATGCCACCGTCGTGCTGTCGCGTGACATCGCCGCGCTGGGCATCTATCCCGCGGTGGACCCGCTGGACTCCACCAGCCGCCAGGTGGATCCCAACGTCGTGGGCGAGGACCACTACACCACCACCCGCGCCGTGCAGGCCACCCTGCAGCGCTACAAGGAACTGCGCGACATCATCGCGATCCTGGGCATGGACGAACTCTCGCCCGAGGACAAGCTGGCCGTGGCCCGCGCGCGCAAGATCCAGCGCTTCCTGTCGCAGCCCTTCCACGTCGCCGAGGTGTTCACCGGCTCGCCCGGCAAGTACGTGCCGCTGTCCGAGACCATCCGCGGCTTCAAGATGATCGTGGCCGGCGAGTGCGACCACCTGCCCGAGCAGGCCTTCTACATGGTCGGCACCATCGACGAGGCCTTCGAGAAGGCGAAGAAGCTGGCCGCGTAA
- a CDS encoding TPM domain-containing protein, with translation MKRLFAFLAAALLWLGVAWAQGVLPVPELTARVIDQTGTLDEIQRQGLEQKLAAFEQRKGTQIAVLMVPTTQPEDIFSYANRVANAWKIGRRDVGDGVLVIVAKDDRRVRIEVAKTLEGAIPDLAARQIIEEAVTPRFRQNDFAGGLQAATDRLIARIEGEGLPQPRSPRGPGTAEGFDWFDLAIFMFFAVPIAGGVLRGIFGGKFGSLLTGGGTGALAFFLTSSLVIGAVAGLFALVLSLLSGGLGFGGSRRANRGHWGGPVIGPWGGGGSGGGSSGGWGGGGGGFSSGGGGDFGGGGASGDW, from the coding sequence GTGAAGCGGCTCTTCGCGTTCCTGGCCGCGGCCCTGCTGTGGCTCGGCGTGGCATGGGCGCAGGGCGTGCTGCCCGTGCCGGAGCTCACCGCCCGCGTCATCGACCAGACCGGCACGCTGGACGAGATCCAGCGCCAAGGGCTCGAGCAGAAGCTGGCCGCGTTCGAGCAGCGCAAAGGCACGCAGATCGCGGTGCTGATGGTGCCCACCACGCAGCCGGAGGACATCTTCAGCTACGCCAACCGCGTGGCCAATGCCTGGAAGATCGGCCGCCGCGACGTCGGCGATGGCGTGCTGGTGATCGTGGCCAAGGACGACCGGCGCGTGCGCATCGAAGTGGCCAAGACGCTCGAAGGCGCCATCCCCGACCTGGCCGCGCGCCAGATCATCGAGGAGGCGGTCACGCCGCGCTTCCGCCAGAACGATTTCGCCGGCGGCCTGCAAGCGGCCACGGACCGGCTGATCGCACGCATCGAAGGCGAAGGCCTGCCACAGCCGCGGTCTCCGCGAGGACCCGGCACGGCGGAAGGTTTCGACTGGTTCGACCTGGCCATCTTCATGTTCTTCGCGGTACCGATCGCGGGCGGCGTGCTGCGCGGCATCTTCGGCGGCAAGTTCGGCTCGCTGCTCACAGGCGGCGGGACCGGGGCGCTGGCGTTCTTCCTGACGTCGAGCCTGGTGATCGGGGCGGTAGCGGGCTTGTTCGCGCTGGTGCTGTCACTGCTCTCCGGCGGACTCGGCTTCGGCGGGTCGAGGCGGGCGAACCGTGGCCACTGGGGCGGGCCCGTCATCGGGCCCTGGGGCGGCGGTGGCTCGGGCGGCGGCAGCTCCGGTGGCTGGGGCGGTGGCGGCGGCGGGTTCAGCTCCGGCGGCGGCGGCGATTTCGGCGGCGGTGGCGCGTCGGGAGACTGGTGA
- a CDS encoding TPM domain-containing protein encodes MLRKLKRILKHRWVDEADTRRAVPSELVERLARRVAASEKRHTGEVRICVEAGLPLSYLWRDATPRERAIAMFSKLRVWDTEQNNGVLIYLLLAEHAIEVVADRGLANKVDPDTWQAIVRRMGEAFRQGQFEDGLTQALEEVSALLVEHFPLRPGQVDPNELPDEPVLG; translated from the coding sequence ATGCTGCGCAAACTGAAGCGGATCCTGAAGCACCGCTGGGTCGATGAAGCCGACACGCGGCGCGCCGTGCCGTCCGAGCTGGTCGAGCGTCTTGCGCGCCGCGTGGCCGCCAGCGAGAAGCGCCACACCGGCGAGGTGCGCATCTGCGTCGAAGCGGGCTTGCCCCTGAGCTATCTCTGGCGCGATGCCACGCCGCGCGAGCGCGCCATCGCGATGTTCAGCAAGCTGCGCGTGTGGGACACGGAGCAGAACAACGGCGTGCTGATCTACCTGCTGCTGGCCGAGCACGCGATCGAGGTCGTCGCCGATCGCGGCCTTGCGAACAAGGTCGATCCGGACACCTGGCAGGCCATCGTGCGCCGCATGGGCGAGGCGTTCCGTCAGGGCCAGTTCGAGGACGGGCTCACGCAGGCGCTCGAGGAGGTGTCGGCCCTGCTGGTCGAACACTTCCCCCTGCGCCCGGGCCAGGTGGACCCCAACGAGCTGCCGGACGAGCCGGTGCTCGGCTGA
- a CDS encoding LemA family protein, with translation MKRWLAVLVAVFALSGCGYNDFQRLDEQTKSAWSEVLNQYQRRADLVPNLVATVKGEANFEQETLTRVVEARAKATSVQVTPETLNDPAAFQRFQQAQGELSSALSRLLVVSERYPDLKANQGFRDLRVQLEGTENRITVARNRYIQSVQEYNVLARSFPTNLTAMVFNYDPKPTFTVQNEAEISAPPRVEFGTPASSSAPARPAAAPSAPASGTPTR, from the coding sequence ATGAAACGTTGGCTTGCCGTCCTCGTTGCCGTGTTCGCGCTCTCCGGCTGCGGCTACAACGACTTCCAGCGGCTGGACGAGCAGACCAAGTCGGCCTGGAGCGAGGTGCTCAACCAGTACCAGCGCCGCGCGGACCTGGTGCCCAACCTGGTGGCCACCGTCAAGGGCGAAGCCAACTTCGAGCAGGAGACGCTCACGCGCGTGGTCGAGGCGCGCGCCAAGGCCACGTCGGTGCAGGTCACGCCCGAGACGCTGAACGACCCCGCGGCCTTCCAGCGCTTCCAGCAGGCGCAGGGCGAACTCTCCAGCGCGCTGAGCCGACTGCTGGTGGTCAGCGAGCGCTATCCGGACCTCAAGGCCAACCAGGGATTCCGCGACCTGCGCGTGCAGCTCGAAGGCACGGAGAACCGCATCACCGTCGCGCGCAACCGCTACATCCAGTCGGTGCAGGAGTACAACGTGCTCGCGCGCAGCTTCCCGACCAACCTGACGGCCATGGTCTTCAACTACGACCCCAAGCCGACGTTCACGGTGCAGAACGAGGCGGAGATCTCGGCGCCGCCGCGCGTGGAGTTCGGCACCCCCGCCTCCTCTTCCGCACCCGCAAGGCCCGCGGCCGCGCCGAGCGCGCCCGCGAGCGGCACACCGACCCGCTGA
- the atpG gene encoding F0F1 ATP synthase subunit gamma: MAAGKEIRGKIKSVENTKKITKAMEMVAASKMRKAQDRMRAARPYSDKVRNIASNLGKANPEYTHAFMKSNDVKAAGFIVVSTDKGLCGGLNTNVLRAVTTKLRELQDQGVKTQVVAIGNKGLGFMNRIGAQVVSHVTQLGDTPHLERLIGPVKVLLDQYAEGKLNAVYLCYTKFINTMKQEPVVETLLPLSAAKMEAESKASGSHEHGWDYIYEPDAKTVIDDLLLRYVEALVYQAVAENMASEQSARMVAMKAATDNAGNLISELKLVYNKTRQAAITKELSEIVSGAAAV, encoded by the coding sequence GTGGCTGCAGGAAAAGAGATTCGCGGCAAGATCAAGTCGGTGGAGAACACCAAGAAGATCACCAAGGCCATGGAGATGGTCGCCGCCTCCAAGATGCGCAAGGCGCAGGACCGCATGCGCGCGGCCCGGCCCTACAGCGACAAGGTCCGCAACATCGCCTCCAACCTCGGCAAGGCCAACCCCGAGTACACCCACGCCTTCATGAAGTCCAACGACGTGAAGGCGGCGGGCTTCATCGTGGTGTCCACCGACAAGGGGCTGTGCGGCGGCCTGAACACCAACGTGCTGCGCGCGGTCACCACCAAGCTGCGCGAGCTGCAGGACCAGGGCGTGAAAACGCAGGTCGTGGCCATCGGCAACAAGGGCCTGGGTTTCATGAACCGCATCGGCGCCCAGGTGGTCTCGCACGTCACCCAGCTCGGTGACACGCCCCACCTCGAGCGCCTGATCGGCCCGGTGAAGGTGCTGCTGGACCAGTACGCCGAGGGCAAGCTCAATGCCGTGTACCTCTGCTACACCAAGTTCATCAACACGATGAAGCAGGAGCCGGTGGTCGAGACGCTGCTGCCGCTGTCGGCCGCCAAGATGGAGGCCGAGAGCAAGGCCAGCGGCTCGCACGAGCACGGCTGGGACTACATCTACGAGCCCGACGCCAAGACCGTCATCGACGACCTGCTGCTTCGCTATGTGGAGGCGCTGGTCTACCAGGCCGTGGCCGAGAACATGGCGTCCGAGCAGTCCGCCCGCATGGTGGCCATGAAGGCCGCGACGGACAACGCCGGCAACCTCATATCCGAGCTCAAGCTGGTCTACAACAAGACGCGCCAGGCAGCGATCACGAAGGAACTCTCCGAGATCGTGTCCGGCGCCGCCGCCGTTTAA
- a CDS encoding F0F1 ATP synthase subunit epsilon: MVDSTHTIHVDVVSAEESIFSGEARFVALPGEAGELGIYPRHTPLITRVRPGSVRIEKADGGEEFVFVAGGILEVQPNRVTVLSDTAIRGKDLDEEKANEARRAAEEALKNAHSEIDIAKAQSELAVMAAQIAALRKYRQKK, translated from the coding sequence GTGGTCGATAGCACCCATACTATTCACGTCGACGTGGTGAGCGCCGAGGAGTCGATCTTCTCCGGCGAGGCGCGCTTCGTCGCGCTGCCCGGCGAAGCCGGCGAGCTCGGCATCTACCCGCGCCACACGCCGCTGATCACGCGCGTGCGGCCCGGCTCGGTGCGCATCGAAAAGGCAGACGGCGGCGAGGAGTTCGTGTTCGTGGCCGGCGGCATCCTGGAGGTGCAGCCCAATCGCGTCACCGTGCTGTCCGACACCGCCATCCGCGGCAAGGACCTGGACGAAGAAAAGGCCAACGAAGCGCGCCGCGCCGCCGAAGAGGCCCTGAAGAACGCCCACAGCGAGATCGACATCGCCAAGGCGCAGTCGGAGCTGGCCGTGATGGCCGCGCAGATCGCGGCGCTGCGCAAGTACAGGCAGAAGAAGTAA